Below is a window of Haloterrigena alkaliphila DNA.
TGTTCGATGCCGAACAGTCGGAGGGCGGCGGCGTGGGCCGACTCGTGGGCGACCAGTCCGACGACTACCGCGAGGAGGAGGACGGGGCCGGCGACGAGCAGGTCCGTTCCGATCATGGAAACGCGAGATGTGGATCGATGGGGACCATCTCGCACTCGAATCGAGGAACTCCCCGGCGAAGTCCACCCGCCTGTACCAGTTGTCTCCTTAAGTAGCCGCGCGACCGGAGCGACGGCGCTCGCGCGGTTCTCGGTCGCGGTCGGTCGCTCGTAGTCCGTCGCTTGAGGGCGCTCGCGGTCCGTCAATAGCGGACGGTCGCGGTCGGTCGTGTGATCCGTTCGACCAGGCAGAGGACTCCCGTTACCGGACGAATCCGTTCCCGGCTCCAAATCGATGTTTCATAGCCTGTCAGCGCATTCGAGCGGCGAATCGATCCGATCAGCCAAGAGGTTAAGTATTGTGGAGTGGTATCGAACAGCATGAAATCCAGTCAACCGCTCGAGTTCGGTCACGACGACCGGAAACTGATCTACGAGTACGTCGAACGCCACGGCGCGGTCGATCCGGAGGAGGCGCGACGAGAGCTAGACGTCGATCCGAGCGGCCTCCGCCACCACGTCGCGATCCTGAAACGCGACGGACGGCTCGAGGAAACCGACGGGAAACTCCGGGTGACGATCGACGCCGGCGCGGAGGAGGAGTACGTCGCCGACGACCTCGAGTTCCACGTCCGGCCGGCCAGGCAGGAGGATCTCTCGGGCGTCGTCGGGGCGATCCGACAGGTCGCCGCGGAGAAGACGTACATCGAGGCCGAGAGCGTGGCCGACGAGATCGACCACGAAGAGGCTCTGCTCCGGCACAACGAACTCGAGTCCCGGATGTTCTTCGTCGCGACCGTCGAGGACGAGGTCGTCGGCTGGGTGCACATCCACGCCCCGGAACTCGAAAAGCTGTCTCACACCGCCGAACTCACCGTCGGCGTCCTCGACGAGTACCAGGGTCACGGCCTCGGGTCGCACCTCCTCTCGCGTGGCCTCGAGTGGGCCGGATCCAACGGCTACGAACGGGTCTACCAGAGCGTCCCCTCGAGCAACGAGGACGCCATCGCCTTCCTCGAGGCCCACGACTGGGAGACCGAGGCGGTCCGCGAGGATCACTACAAACTGAACGGCCACTACGTCGACGAGGTGATGATGGCCATCGAGCTCTGAAGCCGCTGGCCGTCGAATCCTGAGCCGATAGCTGCCCATTATCGAACGCTGAGCCGACAGTTCGTTTTATGTGATAGTCTCTGGAACGGAGAGACATGCGTTTCGCTACCCCCACGAGAAACGAGTGGGAGGGATGGGGGGACTCGACCGCCGTGATCGTCGCGATGGGCCTCGCGCTCGCGGTCGCCGGAACCGTCCGAACGCTCGGCACGCCGGTCTCGCACCCGGTAGTCGCGTTCGAACTGTTCGTCTCGTTGCTCGTCCCGACGGGACTGGCTACCGGCGGTTACTGGTTGGCCAGTTGCAACGTCTCACCGGACGTCCGCTGGCGAGCGGCGACCCGGGTCTCGATCGGCATCGTCGCCGCCTGCGCGCTCGGCGTCTGGCTGGTCGGCTACGTCGCCCTCGAGGGCGGCGCGATTCGCGACCCCCTGTCGCTCGTCACGACCCTCGCGGCGGTCGGCGGTGCGACCGGCTTCCTCACCGCCGTTCGGGAACCGCAGGGAGTCGCGCCGGTTGAATCGATCGACTCGAGTGACTCGAGCGATGAGACCGACGAGGACGGGACCGAAGCGCCGGCCGCGACTACGACACCCACCGCAACTACCGTGTCGACCGTGACCGGGACGTCGGCACCGGCTGGTAACGAGTCGGAATCGACGCTCGAGCGACCGACGGCGGCCGCCGCCGGGACGACCACGGCCGACGAGACGGCCGCCGACACGACGGCGAGTGACGCGTCGGCGACGACCCACGCACCGGCCATCACCGACGCACCGACGACCACTGACGCGTCGGCGACGACCGAGACGCCGTCTCCCTCGGGCGTCTCGCCCGACGCTGACGTCTGGGCTGGTACCGACGATCCCGCGCACCCGCTGGATCCGGCCGCACGCCTCGAGTCCGGTGCCACTGACGCGTCACCGCGGTCGATTCCGGAACCGGGGGTCGACGCCGTCGCGGCCGTCCCGTCGACGGCGGAGACGGTCCTCGAGGTGCTCCGGCGGGAGCGCGCCCGAATCGCCCTCGCGATCCTCTACCACGAGTGGGACGAGGAACCGCGGCCGGTCGACGAGCTCGCCCGCGCCGTCTCGTATCACACGGACGCCGACCCCGACACCGTCGCCGTCGGCCTTCGTCACTCGATCCTCCCGGAACTGCGGGAGATCCGGGCCGTCGACTGGGATTCCGCCGCGGATCGCGTGTCGGCGTCGGAACACGCCGTCTTCGAGGAAGGCGTTCGTGAGGCGTCGGTGCTGCTCGAGTCGTTCGAGCCGGGGACGAGATAGCGCCGGCGGCGAACGGGCCGTCGATTTCCGCCCGTCTCACGTCGCTGCGAGCACTCCCCGAATCGAAAGGTAGTTTTCCCGGACCCTGCTACGCTGAGCCATGCTTTCGATCGCGCTTGCCGGAAAGCCCAACGCCGGCAAGTCCACGTTCTACACCGCGGCGACGATGGCCGAGGTCGACGTCGCCAACTACCCGTTCACGACGATCGACGCCAATCGGGGCGTGAGCTACGTCCGGACCGAGTGTCCCTGCCTCGAGCGCGAGGAGCGCTGTACCGCCGACGACTGCGAGGGCGGCAAGCGCTACGTCCCGATCGAACTCATCGACGTCGCGGGGCTGGTGCCGGGCGCCCACGAGGGGAAGGGGCTGGGCAACCAGTTCCTCGACGAACTCACCAACGCGGACGTGATCGTCAACGTGATCGACGCCTCCGGCGGGACCAACGAGAAGGGCGAACCCGTCGACATCGGCGCTCACGACCCGCTCGAGGACATCGACTTCGTCGAGGAGGAGATGGACCTCTGGCTGGCGGGCATCGTCGAGAACAACTGGGAGTCCGTGGAGCGCAAGTCCCGCTCGCCCGACTTTGACATCGACGACGTGCTGTCGGACATGCTCTCGGGCTTCGGCGCCTCGCCGAAACAGATCGCGACCGTCCTGCGCGAACTGGACTACCCCGAGGACCCCATCCAGTGGGAGGACGACCACCGCGAGGAACTCGCGCGGCTGGTCCGGGAGCGCACCAAACCGATCGTCGTCGCCGCGAACAAGATCGACGTCGCGCCCGAGGAGAACGTCGAGAAGCTACTCGACCTCGACAAGCCCGTGATCCCGACCACTGCGGAGGGCGAACTTGCACTGCGACGGGCCGCAGACAACGGGTTGGTCGACTATGATCCCGGCGACGAGCACCTCGAGATCGGCGACGACGTCAGCGACGCCCAGCGCGAGGCGCTCGAGGACCTCGGCGAAACGATGGCCGAGCACGGCGGCACCGGCGTCCAGAGCGCGCTGAACTACGCCGTCTACGACCTGCTCGAGCACCTCACCGCCTACCCCGTCGAGGACGCCGCGAAGTGGTCCGACGGCAGCGGCAACGTGCTGCCCGACGCCTTCCTGCTGCCCGACGGCTCGACGCCGGTCGATCTGGCCTACGCCGTCCACTCCGACATCGGCGACGGCTACCTCCACGCCGTCGACGCTAAATCGAGTCGGGAGATCGGCGAGGAGTACGAACTCGAGGAGGGCGACGTGATCAAGATCGTCAGCACGAACTGATACTAATACAACGAAGAAGATTTGCGTTTTAGTTGGGAGCGCCGATCAGTACAGGGGAAGGAGGTACCGCGAAGGGATAATAATCTATCCGCCTATTATCAGTTATGTATATAAAATACAATGGATGAGTTCAGCACGAGACTCTCGTTTATTTTCCCCAGAATCAAGGCCCTATTCTATTCCCTAATACTAATATTAAAATAATAACATATAATTCTGACAATAATCATATATGAGTGGCTCTCCTATTTAGGCTGTAATGGACGAGAGAATTTTCACCGCTACAGATGTCGTCGAGTTCTCCGATGATCGAGCCAAAAACACGAAACTGGCCCAAACTGACGATTCAGCAGTGTTCGTATGGGGGGTCAAGCCCGGTCAAGAAGTGCCTGCTCACATTCACCCTGACGGCCAAGACACGTGGATCATGATCCAAGGAACGCTCACATATTATCTTGGGAATGGAGAGACCGAACAAATAGAGGCCGGACAGGTGGATGTCGCTCCGAAGGAGGCCGTCCATGGTACTGTGAATGAAACGGACGAAGACGCTATTTTCGTCTCCATCTATTCTGACCCGGAGATCGGATTTGAAGAAGTTGACCCACACGCTGATCAAGCCCAATAGTTCGTTCCAACCAAATTTCGTCCAATCAGTATCGGCGTCTTTGACTGCGGTGTATCAGACCGGTGCTGGCTATGTGCTATCACCGTGCTGTACTGCCCGCTCATCGGCCTTCTGAATGAGTGTCGGCATCTATTGAATATGCGCCTACTATCCAGCATGGCTCACTGAACATCATCCGTTATTGATAGAACTCCCAGCAGTCGACAAGCATCTATAGTGACCGCGAAAATCAGGCGGGACCGAGATATGTTTTATAAGTTGTGTACAGTGTGTGGACTCATGAGTGGTAATCAAGATCGTGAGTACGAACTGAGAATCGGCCCACGACTCGAGCGCTGCGATTCCGTTGAGCGCAGCGATCAGAACAGGCTAAAAACATGTCACTCCGCGCTGGGAGCAGGCGTAGGTGGCGCGCGCTGTCGGAGGACCGAGCGACAGCGAGGGGCTCCGACGGAACTGCGCGAGGGATGAGCGAGCGTAGCGAGCGAATCGGCTGGGGAGGGCGTGGCGATTCCTTGTTGCCACGGATAGCAGAACGCTTGTTTTCAACCACTACCCTCCCGAAGACTCGGTCCATCAAGCACCTATAGTGACCTCGAGAACCAGGCCGGACTAGACGTGGGTTTATGCCTTGTATACGCTGTGTGGGCTCAGTATCGGTACTCACGGTCGTGAGTGCGAACTGACGACACGAAAACGCTCGACTCACTCCAGCGGCTGGGCGTAGTCGACCTGCTTCGGTCGGAACCCCGCGTCCCGGTAGAACCGACGCGCGTCTTCGTTGTGCCACTCGCAGGAGACTTTCAGGTGGTCGCAACCCCGATCGCGGGCCAGTTCTCGCACGCGCTCGAGGACGCTCGAGCCGTGACCGCGGTTCCGGTGGTCCTCGTCGATAGCGAGGTTCACGACGCGGAGATACCGCGAGTACCGTCGGGAGGGATGGCGACCCTCGCGGAGGGTCACGAAACCGATGGTCTCGTCGTCGTGGACGATGCGGTAGTCGGTGACTTCGTCGTCATCGAAGTGAGCGCGGAAACCGTCTTCGACGGTCTCGCCGTTCGCGTCGAGTTCGTTCAGTTCGGAGTACTCCGCCATCCCTTTCGCGAGGTCGCACCAGCGGTCGACGAGCGCATCGAGGTCGTCCTCGGTGGCTTCGACGAGTTCCATACGACGGTTCG
It encodes the following:
- a CDS encoding cupin domain-containing protein; translation: MDERIFTATDVVEFSDDRAKNTKLAQTDDSAVFVWGVKPGQEVPAHIHPDGQDTWIMIQGTLTYYLGNGETEQIEAGQVDVAPKEAVHGTVNETDEDAIFVSIYSDPEIGFEEVDPHADQAQ
- a CDS encoding redox-regulated ATPase YchF — translated: MLSIALAGKPNAGKSTFYTAATMAEVDVANYPFTTIDANRGVSYVRTECPCLEREERCTADDCEGGKRYVPIELIDVAGLVPGAHEGKGLGNQFLDELTNADVIVNVIDASGGTNEKGEPVDIGAHDPLEDIDFVEEEMDLWLAGIVENNWESVERKSRSPDFDIDDVLSDMLSGFGASPKQIATVLRELDYPEDPIQWEDDHREELARLVRERTKPIVVAANKIDVAPEENVEKLLDLDKPVIPTTAEGELALRRAADNGLVDYDPGDEHLEIGDDVSDAQREALEDLGETMAEHGGTGVQSALNYAVYDLLEHLTAYPVEDAAKWSDGSGNVLPDAFLLPDGSTPVDLAYAVHSDIGDGYLHAVDAKSSREIGEEYELEEGDVIKIVSTN
- a CDS encoding GNAT family N-acetyltransferase, giving the protein MKSSQPLEFGHDDRKLIYEYVERHGAVDPEEARRELDVDPSGLRHHVAILKRDGRLEETDGKLRVTIDAGAEEEYVADDLEFHVRPARQEDLSGVVGAIRQVAAEKTYIEAESVADEIDHEEALLRHNELESRMFFVATVEDEVVGWVHIHAPELEKLSHTAELTVGVLDEYQGHGLGSHLLSRGLEWAGSNGYERVYQSVPSSNEDAIAFLEAHDWETEAVREDHYKLNGHYVDEVMMAIEL
- a CDS encoding GNAT family N-acetyltransferase, which produces MELVEATEDDLDALVDRWCDLAKGMAEYSELNELDANGETVEDGFRAHFDDDEVTDYRIVHDDETIGFVTLREGRHPSRRYSRYLRVVNLAIDEDHRNRGHGSSVLERVRELARDRGCDHLKVSCEWHNEDARRFYRDAGFRPKQVDYAQPLE